One Engystomops pustulosus chromosome 7, aEngPut4.maternal, whole genome shotgun sequence DNA window includes the following coding sequences:
- the WEE1 gene encoding LOW QUALITY PROTEIN: wee1-like protein kinase (The sequence of the model RefSeq protein was modified relative to this genomic sequence to represent the inferred CDS: inserted 1 base in 1 codon): protein MLTTCLCYRQNALREVYAHAVLGQHPHVVRYYSAWAEDDHMLIQNEYCNGGSLGDAISENYRTMRFFTEPELKDLLLQVARGLKYIHSMSLVHMDIKPSNIFISRTEVPSTTMDEADDEDCGPRRVTYKIGDLGHVTRVSSPQVEEGDSRFLANEVLQEDYSQLPKADIFALALTVWCAAGAEPLPTNGDQWHEIRXGKLPTVPQVLSQEFLDLMKLMISPDPEKRPSSVALVRHSVLLSASRKSAEQLRIELNAEKFKNALLQKELKKAQIAKAAAEERALFPDRMTTRSTSQNRTTRLIGKKMNRSVSLTIY, encoded by the exons ATGCTGACCACTTGTCTCTGTTACAGGCAGAACGCTCTGCGGGAGGTGTATGCACACGCCGTCCTGGGGCAGCACCCGCACGTGGTACGCTATTACTCGGCGTGGGCAGAGGATGATCACATGCTGATACAGAACGAGTATTGTAATG GTGGAAGCTTAGGAGACGCCATTAGTGAAAACTACCGCACCATGCGCTTCTTCACCGAGCCCGAGCTGAAGGACCTGCTGCTCCAGGTGGCCCGGGGCCTGAAGTACATTCACTCCATGTCTCTGGTGCACATGGACATAAAGCCAA GTAACATCTTCATATCCCGGACAGAGGTTCCCAGCACAACCATGGACGAGGCGGACGACGAGGATTGTGGCCCCCGCAGAGTGACCTATAAGATAG GTGACCTTGGCCACGTGACTCGGGTGTCCAGTCCACAGGTAGAAGAAGGCGACAGTCGGTTTTTGGCGAATGAAGTGTTACAGGAG GATTATTCCCAATTGCCGAAAGCCGATATATTTGCCCTCGCGTTGACCGTGTGGTGCGCTGCGGGGGCAGAACCGCTCCCCACTAATGGGGACCAATGGCACGAAATTA CAGGAAAGCTGCCCACTGTGCCCCAGGTGCTGTCGCAGGAGTTCCTGGACCTCATGAAG CTGATGATTTCTCCCGACCCGGAGAAGAGGCCGTCGTCCGTGGCCCTGGTCAGACACTCGGTGCTCCTGTCTGCGTCGCGGAAGAGCGCCGAGCAGCTGCGGATCGAGCTCAACGCCGAGAAGTTCAAGAACGCGCTCCTCCAGAA GGAGCTGAAGAAGGCGCAGATAGCCAAAGCGGCGGCCGAGGAGCGAGCGCTGTTCCCAGACCGGATGACGACGCGATCCACATCGCAGAACCGGACCACGCGCCTGATAGGAAAGAAGATGAACCGCTCCGTCAGCCTGACTATATATTGA